The nucleotide window GTAAGGACTACTAGATGGCTTACCAAAAATTTTGAAATCAGAATTAGGTATTAATGCTGCTTTTTCTAAGCCTTTAAAGACTGGAAAATTAAGGTTATTTTCTTTCGCTAATACAACGGCACTAGCACCATTTTTTAAAAGATTTATTTCATTTACCGGAATTCCAAGTATAGCTCTGGCATGAAGCTCAAACTCTGAAAAGTTCTGTGTATTAGCTAAAGTAACCATACCAGTATCATGTGGACGTGGCGATAACTCAGAAAAATAGATTCCATTCTTAGCAATAAAAAACTCAACTCCCCATATTCCAGAGCCTTTTAGAGCAGCAGTTACTTTATCAGACATAGTTTGAGCTTCTATTAAATCATCCTCTTTCATGGACATAGGCTGCCAACTTTCTTGGTAATCTCCTCTTTCTTGTCGGTGACCTATTGGTGGGCAAAACAATGTTTTTCCATTATCTTGTGTAAGCGTTAAAAGGGTAATTTCAAAATCAAAATCAATAAACTCTTCAACAATAACTTCTGCTAAATCTCCTCGAGAACCTTCCATGGCATAATCCCATGCTTTTTGAATATCTTCTTCTGTTTTTATTATGGACTGTCCTTTTCCTGAACTCGACATCAGAGGTTTTACAACGCAAGGCATTCCACAAACCTCAACTCCGTCAACCAACTCATCGTAATTTTTAGCATAGCGATATGTCGCTGTTCTTATACCTAATTCCTTAGCCGCTAAGTCTCTTATGGCTTTTCTATTCATTGTAAAGTTTGCCGCTTTAGCTGATGGTATAACCTTATAGCCTTGCTTTTCATAATCGAAGAAACGTTCAGTACGAATGGACTCCACTTCTGGAACTATCAAATCTGGTTGATGTTTATTTACTAATTCGTCAAGAGCATTACCATCAAGCATATCAATGATTTCAAATTCATGTGCTACTTGCATAGCTGGTGCATTCTCATAGCTATCAACTGCTATTACATACTGTCCTAATCTTTGCAAAGCTATTACTAACTCTTTGCCTAATTCTCCTGAACCTAAAAGTAAAATCTTTTTTCTCATAGTGACTTTTGTAATTTTTCTTTTGCAGATAGTATAACTTCTTCTGGCATTTGCATTGATGGGGCGTGATGAGGCTTTACACGTGCATCAATTATCGGAAGTCGACATGACCAATGCTTTTGCTCCACTTTTTCATTTAAACCAAAAATATCTTCAGCTGGATTGGAACGCGTAAATGTAACCCATAACCAATTGCTAATATCTTCAGCAACAAAATTAGCATCGTCAACTAATGTTATAAGGGCT belongs to Flavobacteriales bacterium and includes:
- the purT gene encoding formate-dependent phosphoribosylglycinamide formyltransferase, whose product is MRKKILLLGSGELGKELVIALQRLGQYVIAVDSYENAPAMQVAHEFEIIDMLDGNALDELVNKHQPDLIVPEVESIRTERFFDYEKQGYKVIPSAKAANFTMNRKAIRDLAAKELGIRTATYRYAKNYDELVDGVEVCGMPCVVKPLMSSSGKGQSIIKTEEDIQKAWDYAMEGSRGDLAEVIVEEFIDFDFEITLLTLTQDNGKTLFCPPIGHRQERGDYQESWQPMSMKEDDLIEAQTMSDKVTAALKGSGIWGVEFFIAKNGIYFSELSPRPHDTGMVTLANTQNFSEFELHARAILGIPVNEINLLKNGASAVVLAKENNLNFPVFKGLEKAALIPNSDFKIFGKPSSSPYRRMAVGLSYGINEPVEQLVKRAKQIAGLINID